ACCATCCACCATCAAAACTGTCATTATCAAATGGTAAATTGAGCGCATCACCATGTAAAAAATTAACTTTATCTAATAATCCTTCCGCTTTCGCAGTTTTCATTGCACTTTCTTGTTGAAATTTACTGATAGTAATACCATCAACTCTACACCCTTTGGCTTTAGCTAAACGAATTCCAGATAATCCAAATCCACAACCAATATCAATAAAACGTTGTCCTTTAGTAATAGAAGTTTTATTAATCATTATTCTTGAAAGTTTATCTGATCCTTGCGCAAAATTATCTTTAGAATTACTTTCATCCCAATAACCCCAATGCATATGCCCACCAAATAAAACTGATCCTATTTGACCTTCTGGGGAATCATAAAGGGTAGCTACTGTTTTTTTTCCTTTATTTCCTTTATTTTCTTTAATGTCTTTATTTTCTTTGATGTCTTTAATATCTTTATTTTTATTCTTTTGAGTATCTATTTTATTCATTTTTAAATATCCTTAAAAAATTAAAATATATTTGAAAAAATTATTTTTTATTAATCAATAAAATTTTTTTATTAATTTGAAAAACATTATTTTTAAATACTACTTACGAAGTAAGTAAAACTTATATTATAAAATATAAATTATCAATAATATAATTTGACTTAATTTTTAATTTTATAGAAATTAAAATAATAAAAATTATTTAAAATTTTAAATTTTTAATAATTAATATTTTTAATTTATCATTAATGATTAGGAAAAAAAACTTGAAATTTTTTATTAAGATATTCAGAACATGCTAACATTAAATCTTCTGAAATCTTATTAACATAACGATTACGCCAATTTTCTAAAGAAGTTTTTTTAATCCATTGATTATAAGCGCCCATAGCAGGACCAGTATGTACTTGATAATCTATTTTATCACCTTCTCCCTTAAGAGCAATACGCATAGCATAAATAAAATACCAACGAAAAATTAATGCCATTTTTATTTTAGGAAATTTTTCTGCTTTTTCAATTTCTTCTGGTAATTCTTTTAAGTAATATGATTTTGTTTCTTGATATACTTCATCAAAACTTCTTTTTAAATAACGATCTTGTATTTCTCTTTGCATTACTGATGGAATTTGATCAAGAGAAGAGTAAACTCGCCAAATATCATATAGTTTATTAGCTCTCATTGGAAATAAAACTCCACGTTTTAATACTTGTATTTTTGATCCTAATTCAAACATATCTCCAGCAGGAGCATATGCTGTATCTTGTATATTAATATCCTGAAGCATATCTTTAACAATATCACTAGTACCAGCTTCAACTGTACATTGATTAATAGAGCCAGTAACAATAAAGTCAGCTCCTAATAAAAAAGCGCAGGCAGCAGCTTCTGGTGTACCAATTCCTCCTCCACTACCAATTCTTACAAAATTATAAAAGTTATATTTTTCTTGCATTTTATCACGTAAACGTATAATTGTTGGTAATAAAACTGACGTTACACCCATATCAGTATGACCAGCGGAATCAGCTTCAACACATATATCAGAAGCTAATGGTATTTTTTGTGATAAATCAGCTTCTTTTTGAGAAATATGATTATTTAATAATAATTTATTTACTATTTCAGACGGAGCTGGATTTAAAAATAATAATGCTATTTCTGGTCTTGAAACTTTTGCTATAATACGATTATTTGATATAATCTTACGATTATTATCAACATGTAAACCTTTTAAGCGAAATTTCACCAAAGATGGTGTAATTTGAACAAAAGCAGATGCTTCTATATTATGTACATCATAATCCAATAAAAGATTAACTAAATCCATTTCATGTTTTAAATTAGATAAATTAGCTAATACATTCATTCCATAAGATTCATTGTTTTTTAATATAGACTTAATTTTTTTTAAAGCTTCTTCAATTTCTAACAATGACATACCACCTGTACCATAAAAGGATAAATAACCAGATTTACTCATACTAGTAACAAGTTTTACTGAGGAAATTCCTTTTGCCATTGCGCCAGCAACATAACTAAAACGTACATTATAATCTTTTCTAAATTGTACGGAACCTAAATTTTCTGGTGTTATAATCATAAAATAAAAATTAATATTATTTAAATATAAAAATTTGTTAATCAATATAATAACTTATTAAGTCTACTTATTAGTATTAATAATGACTTATTAAGTCTACTTATTAGTATTAATGTGGTATTATATTACTAATTTATTTTTAAAAGAAATTTAATAGTTTTAAAAATTTATTTAAAAATAAAAAACAAAAATAATAAAATACAATATCTTAAAATATAAAATTTTAATAAAATTCTAAAAAACATGAAACTTATGCGTTATAATCATATTCCCAAAATTAATATAATATCTTATATTTTATTTTTTCTCTCTTTTTTTACAGTATTTTTTTCTGGAAAAATTGTCAGTAAAGAAATAAAAATTGGAACATCAATACCATTAACTGGACAATTTTCTAATATTGGTAAATATTATCACGATGCTTATAAATTTACTATTGATAAAATAAATGAAAGTGGAGGTGTGAAAGTTAATAATTCATTTAAAAAATTATCTCTTAAGTTATATGATAATCAATCAAATATCGGTATTAATAAGTGTCAATATATTAAACTAATCACAGAAGATAATATTAATTTTTTATTAGGACCTTTTTTAAATAATTTTATACTTAATAATTCTTTTATTTCCGAAAAATACAAAACTATTATTATGCAAAGTTGTGGAATTTCAAACCAAATTTTATCAAATAATTTTAAATATGTTTTTGGTTTATTTATACCAGCTAAAAATTATTTTCAAGATACTATAGAAATTTTAAAAAAAATGAAAATAAAAAATGAAAAAATTGTGTTTCTTTATGTTAATGATGCATTTCATTCTGCTATTGCAAATGGAGTATCTTTAATATTTAAAAAATTTAATTTAAATAAAATTATAAATAAAAATTATTCATTAAATACTATTGATTTCACCTCATTAATAGCACAAATAAAAAATATAAACGCAAAAATAATATTTTTTTCTGGATATGAAACAAATATTATTAATTTTATACGACAAATTAAAATTTTTAAAATAAAACCTATGTTTTTTTCATTGACTTCTGATTTATTAAATAAAAATATTAGGAATTTACTAAAAAATGAAAATAATTATACTTATGGTATAACTCCCTGGTTGCCTAATTTTAATTTTAAAGATCGTTGGTTTAGTAATGCTAAAAATTTTTCAAATGAATATAAAAAAAAATTTGGATATTATCCTGATTATCATTCAATTTTTGCTGTAATTGATATTGAATCATTAGTATATGCAATAGAAAAATCAAATGATCTTAATCCATTAAAAGTAAAAAAACAGTTAAAAAAATTAAATTTTAATAGCATATATGGTAAAATTACTTTTAATAAAAATAATAAAATGATAATATCACAAAATGTTATTAAAATTCAAAATAATAAATTAGTTCCAGCTAATAGTTAAATATTTTAATGATTTTTAAAATCTAAAAATAATGAATTTACTAATACAAATTTTTATTAATGGTATTTTACAAGGTGGTTTTTATATCATAATAGCGTTAGGATTGGCACTAACTTGGGGAATACTTAATATTCCTAATCTTACCCATGGGACATTTATTGTATTAGGTGGTTATATAACATGGTATTTATATAATAATTTTAATATAGATCCATTATTAAATTTACCAATTGTAGCATTAATAATGTTTATATTAGGTTATATTATACAACGTTTATTAATTAATTTTGTTATAAAAGCACCAAAATTTAATACTCTTTTGCTTACTTTTGGATTAGATATGTTGTTAACCAACATAATACAATTAATATTTTTAACAAATTCTTATATTATTAATCCGATTTATGCAAGTAAAAGTATAACATTTGGAGATTTTTTATTTCCTGAAATTAAATTAATAGCATTTTTCATAGGAATTTTTTTAGCAATTGGCATGTGGTTTTTCTTATTATATACTAAATTAGGATATTCAATTCGAGCCACAAGTCAGAACAAAATAATTGTACGTTTTTGCGGGATAAATCCAGGACATTTATATGCGATAACTTTTGCTATTAGCTCAGCTATTTCTGGAATTGCTGGCGCATTTTACGGAATGATATTTCAAATTAATCCATATATTGGTCCTATGCTTACGACTAAATCATTTATAATTTCTAGTATTGGAGGATTAAATAATCCAATTAATATAATTTTTGGGGCAATATTATTAGGTATTGTGGAATCTTTAACTACATTATACATTGGACCAACTTTTACTGATTTATTTAGTTTTAGTATTTTAGTTTTAATATTTTTTTTTCGTCCAAATGGATTAATGGGAAAAGTTAGATGAAAAATTTAAAATTATTTAAATATTCTATTTACGTATTAATATTGATATTATTAATTTTTTTACCTTCATACGCTCCAGATGTATTAATGCAATTTAGTATTAATGTTTTATTATCATCTGTTTTGGCGCAAAGCTGGAATATTATTGGAGGTTATACTAATTATGTTTCTTTTGGTAATTCAGTATTTTATGGTCTTGGTAATTATTGTACAGCAATAACAATAAAAAGATTTAATTTTTCTTTTGGTATTAGTTTAATTTTTAGCATATTATTAGTTATATTTTTTGTAATATTTATTAGAAAATTTATTTTTCGTTTAAAAGGACAGTATTTTGCAATTACAACTTTAGCTATTTCTCAAATAACAATGTTGATTTTATCTAAAGTAAAATTTACTGGAAAAAATATTGGATTAATAATTCCAGAATTTAATAATGATACTTTTTTTTATGAAATATATTTATTATTATTAATAATTATAACATTAAATATTTATTTTTTAACTAAAAGTAAATTTATATTAGGATTAATTGCGATTCGTGAAAACGAAGAAAATGCAATAGCATTAGGTATTAATACTAATTTTTATAAAACATTAATTCTAATATTTTCTGGTACATTTGTTGCATTAGCAGGGAGTGTTCATGCTTATTGGGTTTCTTTTGTAACCCCAGATAGTGCTTTTGATACAAGTCTTAATATAAAAATGATTCTTATGACAGTTTTAGGTGGTTTAGGAACAATAATTGGTCCAATTATAGGTTCATTTTTGTTTTTATTTTTATCAGAAATAATGGTTAATAATTTTACTGGTATTGCCAATATATTTCTTGGATTTATAATTATAATTTTAATAATAATTATGCCTAATGGTTTTATAAAAATTTTCACTAATTTTCATAAAATTAATAAAAATTACTTTATTAAAAAAATTAAAAAAAATAAATTATGACATCTATTTTAAAAATTTTTAATGTTACTAAATGTTTGAACAATTTTTTAGTAATTAATAATGTAAATTTTTCATTAAAAAGGGGTGAAATATTAGGAATAACTGGAAATAATGAATCTGGTAAAACAATACTTGCACGTATAATTAGTGGATTTATAATACAAGATAAAGGAGATATATTTTTCCAAAAAAAAATAATTAATTCTTTTTTACCATTTAAACGAGTTAAATTAGGTATTATTCATATATTTCAAAATAAAAATTTATTTAATAATTTATCTGTTTTAGATAATGTAACAATTAGTATATTATTTGGATCAAATGATAATATTAATCTTATTTATTCACGTCAAAAAGCATTTGAATATTTAAAATTTGTAGGTTTGCAAAAATTTTTTAATTCCAAAATTAATACATTAACTCGGCTTAATAAACAAAAATTGAAATTAGCGAAAGCTTTTGGTGCAAAACCCAAAATAATTTTATTAGATGAAATAATGTCTGGTTTAAATAAAATTGAAGTTTTAAAATTAGCTAAAATAATTGAAAAAATTCGTAATTTAGATATTAGTATTTTATTTATTGATAAAAATTTCAGTGCTATTAAAATTTTAGTGGATCGTTTATTAGTTTTATATCGTGGTAATAAAATAGCAGATGATTTTCCAAAAAAGATATTATCTGATAAAATTTTACTAAATAAATTGAGTTAAAAATATGAAAAATTTAAATAAAAAATATCCAATTTTAGAAATTAAAAATTTATACTTAAAGTATAATAATAAATTAATTTTAAATAAAATAAATTTAAATTTTTTTTCCGGAGAAATAGTAACTTTAATTGGGAAAACAAATTCTGGAAAAACTACTTTTGCTCATGCAATATATAACATGTTACCATATGCTGGTAAAATTATTTTTAATAAAAATAAAATATATAAATTAACATATGACAAAATTTTTAAACTAGGATTAGTCTATGTTATGCAAAAAAATAGATTATTTGAACAAATAACAGTAGAAGAAAATTTATTAATAGGAGCTTATTTAAGAACTAATAAACTTTTAATTATGAGGGATTTAAATAAAATATATTCAATATTTCCTAAATTATTTGAACAGCGCATGCAATTAGCTATTAATTTATCCAATGGACAAAAAAAAATATGCTCAATAGCACGCGCATTAATGGCTTCACCAAAATTTATAATTATTGATGAAATTAGCTTTGGAATTACAAATAAAATAATAAATAAAATAATAAAAATATTAATAGAAATACAAAAATTTGGTACAACTATTTTTTTGATAGAAAAAAATATACAATTAATTATACCTATTTCTGATCATATTTATATTATAAAAAAAGGAAGTATTATAAAATCACAAAATTATAGAAATAACTAAGAGTTATAAATATAATATGAATGTAAAATTATCCTATAAATTTATGAACTGGAAAAACAATGACAAAAAATAATATTTTTAATGTTATTAAAAAAAACATTTTAGACACTTTACCCAAAATATCACCACATATAATTTCATATGAAAAAAAATTAGTTGATTTAGGCGCAAATTCTGTAGATAGAATTGAAATTATTATAATGTCAATGAAAGATTTAAATATAAAAATTCCATTACTTAATTTTTCTAAAGTATCTACAATTGAAGATTTAATAAATGTATTTTTTGCAAAATTAAATTAATTAAACCATTTATAACGCCTATAAAATCCCTTAATTTCTACTAAAAATATTCTTTTTTGATTATTTTTTTTTAATGATTTTTTTATAAATTTCCATATATTTGGTAAAATATTAGTGTCTAAAACTGCATCCCTTGTACCAAATTTAACAACATTTTTATCTTTTATTAATACTTCATATTCATTTATATTTAATTGATAACGAGAATCTAAATATTTTTTAATATTTAGTAATTTAATTTTTTTTTGACTAATAGATGTTGCAACACCACTATAAAATTCAGAACTACAACCCGATCCATATGAAAATAATCCAATTCGCTTAGGAAAGTTAAAATCTCCATTTTCAATAATACTAATTAAAGAAACCATAATAGTTCCCCCCATAATATTACCAACTTTTTGACAAAATATTAAACCTAATTTTACACGTTTTTGAAAATCTTTTTCAATATCAATTTTATCAATATTAGAGCTATGTTGACGCATCATATAACGATGAGCACCATTAACCATACCACCAAAAGGAGTATGAAAACTCAAATAATCAAAAGAAGTTTTATAATTAACATTAGGTACACGTTTTTTATATTCTTTAAAACTTTGAGCACAACAATCTAAATATGATAATAAAGATAAATCTGCATTTCCGGCTTCACTATCGGGTATTGGACGACATGTATCCAT
The sequence above is a segment of the Candidatus Profftella armatura genome. Coding sequences within it:
- a CDS encoding phosphopantetheine-binding protein — translated: MTKNNIFNVIKKNILDTLPKISPHIISYEKKLVDLGANSVDRIEIIIMSMKDLNIKIPLLNFSKVSTIEDLINVFFAKLN
- a CDS encoding ATP-binding cassette domain-containing protein, translated to MTSILKIFNVTKCLNNFLVINNVNFSLKRGEILGITGNNESGKTILARIISGFIIQDKGDIFFQKKIINSFLPFKRVKLGIIHIFQNKNLFNNLSVLDNVTISILFGSNDNINLIYSRQKAFEYLKFVGLQKFFNSKINTLTRLNKQKLKLAKAFGAKPKIILLDEIMSGLNKIEVLKLAKIIEKIRNLDISILFIDKNFSAIKILVDRLLVLYRGNKIADDFPKKILSDKILLNKLS
- a CDS encoding amino acid ABC transporter substrate-binding protein gives rise to the protein MKLMRYNHIPKINIISYILFFLSFFTVFFSGKIVSKEIKIGTSIPLTGQFSNIGKYYHDAYKFTIDKINESGGVKVNNSFKKLSLKLYDNQSNIGINKCQYIKLITEDNINFLLGPFLNNFILNNSFISEKYKTIIMQSCGISNQILSNNFKYVFGLFIPAKNYFQDTIEILKKMKIKNEKIVFLYVNDAFHSAIANGVSLIFKKFNLNKIINKNYSLNTIDFTSLIAQIKNINAKIIFFSGYETNIINFIRQIKIFKIKPMFFSLTSDLLNKNIRNLLKNENNYTYGITPWLPNFNFKDRWFSNAKNFSNEYKKKFGYYPDYHSIFAVIDIESLVYAIEKSNDLNPLKVKKQLKKLNFNSIYGKITFNKNNKMIISQNVIKIQNNKLVPANS
- a CDS encoding SAM-dependent methyltransferase, with protein sequence MNKIDTQKNKNKDIKDIKENKDIKENKGNKGKKTVATLYDSPEGQIGSVLFGGHMHWGYWDESNSKDNFAQGSDKLSRIMINKTSITKGQRFIDIGCGFGLSGIRLAKAKGCRVDGITISKFQQESAMKTAKAEGLLDKVNFLHGDALNLPFDNDSFDGGWFFESIFHMNHSAALNEARRVLKSGSILTLTDLPLLSVSKNDNKFKEYVKKNIHSNFILVEHYPDLLNKSGFELIKIDDITSHVMPLLVSKLTEATLTYKKEIYKSIPNPEKSIDNWLYLFKYMSKNLGYIIVTAKKI
- a CDS encoding PfaD family polyunsaturated fatty acid/polyketide biosynthesis protein; translated protein: MIITPENLGSVQFRKDYNVRFSYVAGAMAKGISSVKLVTSMSKSGYLSFYGTGGMSLLEIEEALKKIKSILKNNESYGMNVLANLSNLKHEMDLVNLLLDYDVHNIEASAFVQITPSLVKFRLKGLHVDNNRKIISNNRIIAKVSRPEIALLFLNPAPSEIVNKLLLNNHISQKEADLSQKIPLASDICVEADSAGHTDMGVTSVLLPTIIRLRDKMQEKYNFYNFVRIGSGGGIGTPEAAACAFLLGADFIVTGSINQCTVEAGTSDIVKDMLQDINIQDTAYAPAGDMFELGSKIQVLKRGVLFPMRANKLYDIWRVYSSLDQIPSVMQREIQDRYLKRSFDEVYQETKSYYLKELPEEIEKAEKFPKIKMALIFRWYFIYAMRIALKGEGDKIDYQVHTGPAMGAYNQWIKKTSLENWRNRYVNKISEDLMLACSEYLNKKFQVFFPNH
- a CDS encoding hydroxymethylglutaryl-CoA synthase family protein — its product is MIKVGIEAINLYGGSVFIDVIELAKYRKLDTVRFENLLMQQKSVSLPYEDPVSFAINAAAPLIDNLSNIDKNSIELIITCSESGIDFGKSMSTYIHHYLGLNRNCRLFELKQACYSCTAGLQMAINFILSKVSPGAKALVIATDISRFFVTEDKNELTMEWAFFEPSGGAGAVAMLISDKPEIFQFDIGSNGYYSFEVMDTCRPIPDSEAGNADLSLLSYLDCCAQSFKEYKKRVPNVNYKTSFDYLSFHTPFGGMVNGAHRYMMRQHSSNIDKIDIEKDFQKRVKLGLIFCQKVGNIMGGTIMVSLISIIENGDFNFPKRIGLFSYGSGCSSEFYSGVATSISQKKIKLLNIKKYLDSRYQLNINEYEVLIKDKNVVKFGTRDAVLDTNILPNIWKFIKKSLKKNNQKRIFLVEIKGFYRRYKWFN
- a CDS encoding ATP-binding cassette domain-containing protein, coding for MKNLNKKYPILEIKNLYLKYNNKLILNKINLNFFSGEIVTLIGKTNSGKTTFAHAIYNMLPYAGKIIFNKNKIYKLTYDKIFKLGLVYVMQKNRLFEQITVEENLLIGAYLRTNKLLIMRDLNKIYSIFPKLFEQRMQLAINLSNGQKKICSIARALMASPKFIIIDEISFGITNKIINKIIKILIEIQKFGTTIFLIEKNIQLIIPISDHIYIIKKGSIIKSQNYRNN
- a CDS encoding branched-chain amino acid ABC transporter permease — encoded protein: MKNLKLFKYSIYVLILILLIFLPSYAPDVLMQFSINVLLSSVLAQSWNIIGGYTNYVSFGNSVFYGLGNYCTAITIKRFNFSFGISLIFSILLVIFFVIFIRKFIFRLKGQYFAITTLAISQITMLILSKVKFTGKNIGLIIPEFNNDTFFYEIYLLLLIIITLNIYFLTKSKFILGLIAIRENEENAIALGINTNFYKTLILIFSGTFVALAGSVHAYWVSFVTPDSAFDTSLNIKMILMTVLGGLGTIIGPIIGSFLFLFLSEIMVNNFTGIANIFLGFIIIILIIIMPNGFIKIFTNFHKINKNYFIKKIKKNKL
- a CDS encoding branched-chain amino acid ABC transporter permease — translated: MNLLIQIFINGILQGGFYIIIALGLALTWGILNIPNLTHGTFIVLGGYITWYLYNNFNIDPLLNLPIVALIMFILGYIIQRLLINFVIKAPKFNTLLLTFGLDMLLTNIIQLIFLTNSYIINPIYASKSITFGDFLFPEIKLIAFFIGIFLAIGMWFFLLYTKLGYSIRATSQNKIIVRFCGINPGHLYAITFAISSAISGIAGAFYGMIFQINPYIGPMLTTKSFIISSIGGLNNPINIIFGAILLGIVESLTTLYIGPTFTDLFSFSILVLIFFFRPNGLMGKVR